Part of the Micromonospora rhizosphaerae genome is shown below.
CACATCTGCACGTTGCCGGCCCGGTCGGCGCGCTGGGCGTGCACCACCGTCACGTCGGGACGCAGCGCGGGCACCGCGGTGAGCACCTCACCGGTGAACGGGCAGGTGATGGTCCTGATGTTCGTGGTGTGCCGGGGCAGATCGGTGCCCGTGTAGCCGCGCAGCACGGCGAACGGCAGGCCGGAGGCTCCGGCGACGTACCGGTTGGCCATCCCCGCGTGGCTGTGTTCCTCCAGCTCCAGCGGTACCGGCCAGGAGTTCTGCACCGCGTCGCGGAAGCGGTGCAGCGATCCCACGCCGGGGTTGCCGCCCCAGGAGAACACCAGGCGGCGGGCGCAGCCCGCGCCGATGAGCTGGTCGTAGATGACGTCGGGCGTCATCCGGACCAGGGTCAGGTCCTGCCGTCCCTGACGGATGATCTCCTGGCCGGCGGCGAACGGGATGAGGTGGGTGAAGCCCTCCAGGGCCACCACGTCTCCGTCGCGGACCAGGTCCGCCACACCCTCGGCCAGCGAGACGAGCTTCGCCATGAGCCTCCCCGTCCCCGGTGGATTTCCTCGGCGTGCCCGCTGTTCGCTATGCGGACTGCCGTCCTCATGTCGAACGTAATGCCCCGCACG
Proteins encoded:
- a CDS encoding CoA transferase subunit A produces the protein MAKLVSLAEGVADLVRDGDVVALEGFTHLIPFAAGQEIIRQGRQDLTLVRMTPDVIYDQLIGAGCARRLVFSWGGNPGVGSLHRFRDAVQNSWPVPLELEEHSHAGMANRYVAGASGLPFAVLRGYTGTDLPRHTTNIRTITCPFTGEVLTAVPALRPDVTVVHAQRADRAGNVQMWGITGVQKEAVLAARRSLVTVEEVVDELEPVPGQVVLPGWAVTAVAEVPGGSHPSYAQGYSVRDNDFYVAWDAISRDRDTFRDWLAQHVLKAEVGA